CACTTACGCCGCGAAAGGGTACGTCGATCGCCGGCTCATCGACGGGTTCGAGCGGGTCGACTTCGTCGAGGGGCGCCCTGCCGAACACCTCCGCCAGGATATCCACCTCCTCCGTAGAACCGCCTGATGCGGAACCCCTGCCCGCGTAACGACTACGACTATCCGTCCCGATTCCAAAGGCCGATCGTCTCATGAAGCACCTTCCCCTTATCGCCGTCATGATTGCCCTGGGGCTGGCGCCATCCGCCCCGGTAGTGGCGCAATCCACCGAATCGACGCCCGCCGATACGGCATTCACGGCCGCTGACACGACTTTCGCTGACACGACACGTGTCGACACGGCCTTCGTAGGTGGCCTGGGCGCCTGGATGCTCCTGCAGGCCGCCGATTCCCCGCCCACCGCGACGCTCCGCGCCCGCGACGCCGACCGTTACCTCGGAGTCCGGTGTGAGTCCGGCCGGACGTATGCCTTTGTCGCCTGGGATTCCCTCCTCGGTCCGGCCCCGCGTGTGACCTACCGCATCGATGACGGTGAAGCCGTCGAGAGCATCTGGAACGCAGCCGCCGATGGCGATGCCGCTTTTTTTCCCGGCCGCACCGTCGACTTCGTGAGCCGGCTCTCGGCACACGACTCGCTGACCGCCGCATTTACATCCGCCGGCGACTCCACCGCCACGACCTTCGACTTGCACGGTATACAGGCGGCTTTACGCCCCATCCGTGAGTCATGCCGCTGGTAATTTGGCCGATCCGGACCATCCCCATGGATCTCTCACCCTACGCCGCCCTCGGCCTCACCCATCTCCCGCCCGGCACGGTCGACCCGGAGCAGCTCACGGCGTTCTCGCTGGCGCGCGTTGTCGCCGTCAACCGAACCAACTACCTCGTCCACACCGGCGCCGCGGAAATCACCGCAGAGCTGACGGGCAAAATGATGGCCGCCGCCGAGTCGCCGCTCGACTACCCTACCGCCGGCGACTGGGTGTACCTCCAGCTCTTCGACGACGACACCTTCGGCGTCATCCACGGCATCGTGACCCGAAAATCACTGCTGAAGCGGAAAGCCGCCGGCAAAGTGGCCGACGTGCAGGCTATCGGCGCGAATATCGACCGCGCGTTCGTCGTGCAATCCCTCGAAGGCGACTTCAACATCCGCCGGCTCGAACGGTACGCCGCCGCCGTGTACGAAGCCGGCATCGATCTTACCGTGCTGCTCAGCAAGGCCGACCTCGTGGAGCCGGCCGAAACAGAGGCTCGCCTCGCCCGGCTCCGCGAGCTGATGCCCGGCCTGGACGCCATCCCCTTCAGCAATGCCACTGGCCAGGGGATCGACGCCATCGAAGCCCGTCTCGAACCGACGCGGACGTACGGGCTTTTCGGTAGCTCTGGAGTCGGCAAAACCACCCTTCTCAACCGGCTGCTCGGCGAGGACACGTTCGCCACGGGCGACGTGCGCGTGAGCGACAAACGCGGCCGCCACACCACCACCCGCCGGCACCTGACCTTCCTGCCCAACGGCGCCCTCCTGCTCGATACCCCGGGCATGCGCGAACTCGGCACGATTGGGATGGAAGCCGGCATCGACGACGCATTCGACGAAATCGCCTCGCTGGCCGGCCAGTGTAAGTTCAGCGACTGCTCCCATACCTCAGAGGTCGGCTGCGCCGTCCAGGCCGCGCTGGCCGCCGGCGACATCGAGCCAGAGCGCTACGCCCACTACATCAAGCTGCAAAAAGAGTCGGCTTACAACGAGATGAGCTATGTCGAGAAGCGGCGGAAGAACAAGGCGTTCGGGAAGATGGCGAAGGAGATTTTAAAGGGGAAAGACAAGCGTAAAGCTGATAGTTGAGGAGTATCGTCAGGGAGGCGTACTTTCCCGGAATCGCTTACCTGTTTGATACATCAATTTTATCGATGCGAATCATGCTAATCAGGAGTTGAAACGATAAAAAAGGCAATGTCATCTCGACCGTAGGACCGATTTATCGGGCCGAAGCGGAGACACGAGCGCAGCGACTGATGAGCGAAGCGAATAAACCTCCTTATGCCGAGCGACTCGCCCATCTCGAGGAGGTCGCTCAGCTTCCGCATCGGCTGTCGCCGCTGCGTCCGATCGCGATGACAGGCCTGGTTTTAAAAACACCACTCTGCGCCAAACCCAACACTCCATGCCTAATCGCTAACCGTTAGGGCTATGAGAATCACGAGTTGAACGGTTCTAGCGTGACCGAAGTTATGCCCTTTTTGCGTGATTCAACTCCTGATTCGCCTTATCTGTGAGTATATCCGCCCACTTCAAATCGACACTTCGATGAACAGGTACATCGCACTCCTCATCGTCACGACTCTGACCTGGCAAGCCCAGGCGCAGATGCCGTGCGCTGAACTCGAGCAGCTACGTCTTCCGGATGTCAACATCACCGAGGCAACCCTCGTCGAACCTGCCACGCCGCCGGCGCCGGTTACCGTCGCCCACTGCCGTGTCGTGGGCTCTATCGGCGGAACCATCGGCTTCGAGGTGTTGCTTCCCAAGGACTGGAACGGTCGCTTTTTTATGGGAGGCGGTGGCGGATACGTCGGCCAGATCACGAACTCGGCTCAGCCGGCGGTCGACCTCGGATATGCCTCGGCCGGCACAGATACCGGGCATCAGGGGGACGGTCTTGAGGCCGACTGGGCGCTGAACGACCCGGTTGCACAGCTGAACTTTGGCCATCTGGCCATACATCGAACCGCGGAGGTGGCTAAAAGTGTGATCCTTGCCCACTATGGTTCCGACCCCGCGTATTCGTACTTCTTCGGGTGCTCCCGCGGCGGTGGCCAGGCTATGATGGAGGCGCAACGGTACCCGGACGACTTCGATGGGATCGTGGCGGGTGCGCCGGCGATGGACTGGCCCGGCTTCGCCGCGGAATTCATTCAGAACATCCAACTCAACTACCCCGACCCGGCCCATCTCTCAGAGCCCATCATCACAAAAGAAAATCTGGCACTGATCGAGACATCGATCCTGAAAGCCTGCGACGGCCTGGATGGCGTGGTCGATGGCATGATGGAGAATCCCCGGGCATGCCCATTCGATTTAGAAACCGTACCGGCGTGCGAAGCGGGCCGGCCAGGCCCCGATTGCATGACAGCCCTTCAACGTGCCGCCATCGAACGCGTTTATGCGCCGGTTGTCAGCGATCATGGCGTCGTACACCCCGGACAACCGTTCGGGGGGGAGGGCGATTTCGACAACGGCTGGCTACCCTGGATCACGGGGGTTTTTGAACCCGTATTTGCATCGTCGCAGGAGCGATTTCCGAGCCTCCAGTTTGCCTTTGGAACCGAACTGTTCAAGTATTTTGTGTATGGCGACCCGGACTGGGACTACGTGCGGTACGACCTGAATCGCGTGCCAGACGATACTCGAACCGTCGCGCAGATGCTTAATTCGACTGACCCCGACCTGAGTGCTTACAAGACGCGCGGCGGTAAACTGATACTCTGGCATGGTTGGTCGGACCCTGCCCTATCGGCCTACGCCAGCATCGACTATTACAAGGAGGTAGAGGGCCTTGACCCGACCCTGCGCGACTACTTTCGCCTGTTTCTCATGCCGGGTGTGCTTCATTGCGGCAGCGGCGTGGGACCTGATCAGGTCGAGTGGTACACGGCCATTGCAGACTGGGTTGAACGCGGGATTCCACCACAGAAGATCGTAGCCAAAAAAATGAACGCTGAAGGGGATACCGTAATGACGCGACCCCTCTGCCCTTATCCCCAACAGGCCAGGTACATCGGCAACGGAAATACAAATGAGGCATCACGTTTCGAGTGTCGGTAAGGCGTGTTTGGCGTACTGACTGACGTTACGCCTTTACTCGTTGCGCGTTATTCGATCGGTATGAAAATCACGCTCCACAGCGCAACGATGCGTACCAGGACACCAAACGTTCAACGGAAAAACGTGAAACGCGTAACGCCAGGTACTGATATGACGTACCGCTGCGCCTTCCTCAGCATGGACGACCTCGCCGGCTACGTCTGCGACGACCCCCTCGCGGTTGCCGCGATCGAAGCCGCCGGCTGGTCGGTCGACACCCTCTCCTGGCGGGCCGCGGGGGTGGACTGGCGCCGGTACGAAGCCGTCGTCATCCGCTCCACGTGGGACTACCAGGATCACCCCGACGCCTTCCTCGCGGCGCTGAAGGCGATCGATACCTCCGGGACGCGCCTCTTGAATCCCCTCGCCACCGTCCAATGGAACCTGACCAAGCGGTACCTTGCCGAGTTGGAGAGCCGCGGCATCCCTATCGTCCCCAGCGCCTGGGGAGACCATCTAGACGCCGGCACGCTGGATGCGTACTTCGACGCGTTCGACACCCGCCAAATCGTTGTCAAACCCGTCGTCAGCGCCAACGCCAAGGATACCTTTCGCCTGGACCGCGGCAACGAGCCGGCCCTCGCGTCGGCCGCGGCCCGATTTTCATCCGAGGCCTATGTAGCGCAACCGTTTATCCCGGCCATCGTCGACGAGGGGGAGTATTCGCTATTTTATTTCGATGGTGTCTACAGCCACGCCATCCTGAAAACGCCGGCGCCGGCCGACTTCCGGGTGCAGGAAGAACACGGCGGCCGGATCGTGCCCATCAACCCCGAGCCGCTGTTTGTCCGCCGCGCGCAGGACGTGCTCGACGCCGCCGGCGAGCGCCTCCTGTACGCACGCATCGACCTTGTCCGAACATCCAAAAACGACGCGGCGTTGATGGAGCTTGAGTTGATCGAACCCTCGCTCTATTTTCGCATGGACGCCGAGTCACCCCAGCGCTTCGCACGCGCTTTTCTCCGTATTCTCCGTGAATGACCCCGGTTCGCCGCCCCCGATCCCGAACCGTCCGTCTCACCGCTCCACCTTCCATGGCTCCCGATCTCCCTTCAGCCGCCGACGAAAACCTCCTCGTGCATTTTAGCTGGGCGCAGAGCCGCACCCCGGGCATGCGCCTCGCCGCTGGCGACGACGTCACCCTCGTCGACAGCGGCCTGCCCTGCGACACCTTCAACGCCGCGATCCGCACCCGAATGGCACCCGATGCCGCCCCGGCGCGCATCCTGGAATCCATCGACTGGTTCGCCCGGATGAAACGGCCATTTTCCTGGTGGGTCGGCCCGGCCGACACGCCCGATCACCTGGGCAAGCTGCTGGTGGATGCCGGCCTGGAGTGGTACCAGACCGACCCCGCCATGGCCGCCGACCTCGACAACCTCGCCCCGGTCGACATCGCCCCCGGCGGCCTCGAAATCCGCCGCGTGACCACCCTGAAGGAACTCCTCGCCTTCGCGCACATCAACGCGGCCCACTGGTCGCCTCCCGAGCGATTCGTGATCCGCTACTACGTGCTCGCCGCCGAGGCGCTCCTCGCGCCCGATTCCCCGATCTGGCTCTACAACGGCTACCTGGACGGCCGGGCCGTCGCCACGTCCGAGCTAACAATTGGCGGCGGAGTAGTGGGGTTGTACAACGTCTCCACCGACCCCGACTTCCGCCGGCGCGGCATCGGATCGGCCATCACCATGAAGCCGTTGCTCGACGCGCGCGACGCCGGCTTCACCACCGCCATCCTCCAGGCCGAACCGGATGGCATTGGCGTCTACCGCAAGCTGGGGTTTGAGGTGTTTGGGGAGGTGACGGAATTCAAGCCGCCGGCTGTGTGAGCCGGTTTTCAAGTGATCAATAATCCACTCGCCACACATGCACGGCGCGATCGGCCAATCGCTGCTGCCGTTTCTCCAGCAAGGGCCACGTCCAGGTCTCCGGCGCGGCGTCGACCACCGCTCGCGTCAGGGCGTACACGGACTTCCGGTAGATGTCCATCTTCGTAACGTACCCCATCGGACCCAGCTGCCGGTTTTCGGCGGCGGTGAGCAGGGTCAGATTTCCCCGGGTTTGCGTTTCGCGGCGAGACCCGCAGGGTTTTTTCACCTCCCCGACAGGAACACCGCGGCGCCCCGGAAACCTTTCGGGTCTACCTACCCCGGTGACCTCCGTCATCCCGCATCCTTCCACCAGAGTACAGAGCCCGACCGCCCCGCCATTCTCCAGCCTCTTCGCTTAAATAAGAATCTGCGTCATTCTCAGAGCAGTTTTTAAGGGGGCGCGAAAACGACGCGAAAACCGATGTCGAGGTTGACGTAGTCGGGATCGCTGCCGTTCCGGCGGGCGCAGCGGACGCCCTCAGCACCACCGTCGAACGAGCCGCCGCGCAGGACGCGCGACGCGTTATCAGTAAGCATTTCGGAATCTTTCCATTTACTTACGTGCTTATCATAGTCGGCTTTCGTGTTGACCGTTCGGCTCCACTCGGATACGTTGCCGGCCATCTCGCGCACCGCGTAGGGACTTGCGTCTTTCGCAAAACATCCCGTGGTGGACGTTGATCCGATTTTTGTCTCGCCGTAGTTGCAATCGCCCGGAGCGATCTTGTCACCCCAGGGGTACATCCGTCCCGAATTTGTATTGGCTACGAGTCCACTCTTAGATGTATCATTCGAGAGCGTGGAAAGTGGAAACGCATGGATCATAACTTCCTGCAGTTCGAGCCCCCCTCGTGCCGCTTTTTCCCATTCGGGTTCGTTAGGTAACACGATCGCTCCCCCTGGGGGAATCCATTTCTGGAGACGTGCCTGTTCCGTGAACCAGGTCACATACGCCAGCGCTTCGTACCAGCTGACGCCAACCACCGGGTGGTTCAGGAGTCCGAAGGGCGCTCGGTACGGATATGGCGCAGTGCGACCTGAATTCTTGATAAACTCCCAACCCGCGTCCGTCCACCACTGCCGAGTCCCGTACCCACCATCCTTCGTAAAAGACGCGAACTGCGCGTTTGTCACCGGGTACTGGCCGATCCAGTAGTCGTAGGGGACGTTGATCTCGCGCTTGTCATCCCCCATCAAAAACGGCCCCGCCGGCACAAAGCAAAACCGCATCCCCTCGATCGTCATCACCTCGGGGCGTGGGTCTCCGAGGGCGGCGAGCACCCGGCCGGCTTCGGCGCGTTCGATGGGGGGGAGTTTTCCACCAAGGACACCCACCAACTGGTGCTGCAACCGGTGGAGGAGCACCTCCCCCTTTTCCATATCACCGGGATCCTGCGCCACTTCTTCGCGCCCCACGATCTTGGCCATCTGCGAGGCCCAGAGGATCAGCCGTTCGTCGCGCTCGGAGCCGCCTGCCTCCCGAGACAACTGGGTGGCCAGGTTCAGAATGCTGTTTTTGTTTTTCCGATTGATCGCCAGCTCTTCGATGCCCTGGATCACGGCCTCGCTCCAGTACTCGCCGAATCGAGCCAGCAACCGAAGCCGATCAGCCGCTCCCCGTTCGCCGATCACATAACAGCCGGCCAGATACTCTTGGAAGGTCCGGTGGGGAAACCCGTAACTCGCCGGCCGCACCGCGTTTTCGCCGCGGCCTATGAGCAGGCCGGCCCGCTGATCCACATAATCCAGGAACTGCGTGGCCAGCGACTCGTGCCCGAAATAGGCTTTGTCGCTTAGCAGTTCGATGGTGCTGGCACGTGGCAAATCGGCCGCTTTATCCGCGACCCGTGCCAGGTGAGCTTCGTAAGCCAGGCGCTCCATGACGGTCCGCATCCGCGCCTGCTTCTCGGCCAGAAACGCCGACAGCTCCGTGGAAACGCCGGCCCGGCCTTCCTGCCAGCGTTTGAGCAGGAGCTCCACCGCCAGATTGTACAGGAGCACCCGCTCCTCGGGGAGTTTCTTTTGCTGCTGGTGGATGATCGTCATGGTGGTCAGCAGCATCGGGTTTTCGGCGAGGCTGAGGAGGGGCGCGCGCGTCGCAACATCCTGCAAATCTGCTATGCGGGCATCCACCCCATCCGCTTTCACCCGTTGCAGCTTCTGCTGAGCCCGATACCACTGCTCCGCAAACGCCTGGATCTGCTCTTTACCAAGGCGGGCCAGGGTGTAGGTCGGCACCTCGTCAAATACGGACTCGCCGCTGTACGACCGAACGCGGCAAGTAACAAAAACGCGTTTGAGTTGAAACTGATTGAGCGCCGCGCCAACCGCCTCCCGCACGAGCTTACGTTGCTCGTACGGCACCTCGTCCATGCCATCCAGCACCAGGAACACGCGCCGCTCCACAAAGGCCTGCTTAACCCCGTCGACGAACTCCGGAACAAGCAGCGTACGCGCCTGCTCGGCGGCGAGATCGGCGATTTTGCCGGCGAGGAATCGCCGCCTTGAGAGGGTATCCGCCGGCAGTTTTTCGTGCGCGAGAAGCGCCGCGAGGTCACGAAGCAGCACCAGCGCAGGGAGGAGTCCACCCGTATCCGGCAGCAGCGGCTCCGCGCCATCGAGTTCGGTGTCGGCCAGATTGGCCAGCAGCAACTTAACAAACGAACTTTTGCCCGATCCCGGGTCTCCAAGCAGTACCAACTGGCCTGCATCCCGTACGGCCTCCAGCGCGGTCATCCGATGGGTGTCTTCCAGCGCTTCCAGGCCTCGCTTCAACTGCTCCGGATCCTTTTCGAAGGCATCCAACGAGATAAAAACCTGATCGAGGGTGACGGCGCGTTTATCGAAGCCCTTGAGGTCGCCCAAGACGTCGAGTGGGATTTGCAGACAGTCGCTCTGCAAGGCTTTCAGGTAATGGCGGCGCGATTCGGAGGAAACCGCCCGAGGGGGAGGAGGTGCGGGAGGCGGTGTTTTATTCCCGGCTATCTTCTCGATGGTGGCATCCAGGTGTCTTTCGACCTTTTTGGTGAAGTCGGCGAGATCCGTGTAGGTCCAGAAAAGCCCTTCTTTTCCCACATTTTCCCGGAAAGCCTCCACTTTCTCTTGCTGCTCTTTCCGCTCGATCAGCTCCTTCATCGTGTGCGACTTCAAACTGAAGTTATCTTCGCGCTCACAGAAGTAGAGCATCACCGGCCGGCTGTTGTCCGCCTGCCACCTCGCATACGCGTCGTAAAACTCCGCCTCCGAGCCCGATTCATGGTTGCCGGTGGGTGTTCCGAAGCGGAGCCAGAAGATGCCGATGTAGATGTGGTACTCGCCGATCTGGTCAAAGAGGTTGGTCTGGATGTCGCCCAGCCCGGGCCGGCCGTGAGTTTCCCATCGGCGGGGCTCCATGTGGACACTGAGCCTATCGCCATGGCGCGTCTGGAGCGTGTTCTTGATGAGATCCTCCAGCGCGTCGCGCTCGGCCACGACGTCCCCGGGAGAGGAAATGAAAATGCGGATCTGGTCGACGGTTGGCAGTTCGGGCATGGAGCAAGGCGACGGCGGGTTAGACCTCGCTAACTTACACGCCGGCCGCGCCTCGCGCAAGGAGACCCGAAGGGTTTTCAACCGCCTCGACGGGAACACCGCCGCGCATTGGAAACCCTTCGGGTCTGGGCCGCGACCTGGAGTAGCAAGCCTAAAGCATCGATCTGTCGCTCACGCCCGGATTCTTTTGCCCCCGCCGGCACCCCACACGACCCGAAACGGCACACCCAACTCCTTCAGCAGCGCCTTTTGCAGACCCACCGTGTTGCCATACCGCACATGGTTGCACCACCCGTCCACCGAGGCCTTCCGCTCCGTGCGATCGACTGCGCGCAGGATACCCTTGAGCTTCCGCCGGTAGTGGATGCCCTTGCGGCGCTTGAGGCGGACGTGCTCCGGCCGGATCACGAAACCGAGGAACGGGATGCCCTCGATGACCGGCATCGGGTGTGC
This genomic stretch from Rhodothermales bacterium harbors:
- a CDS encoding SUMF1/EgtB/PvdO family nonheme iron enzyme, encoding MPELPTVDQIRIFISSPGDVVAERDALEDLIKNTLQTRHGDRLSVHMEPRRWETHGRPGLGDIQTNLFDQIGEYHIYIGIFWLRFGTPTGNHESGSEAEFYDAYARWQADNSRPVMLYFCEREDNFSLKSHTMKELIERKEQQEKVEAFRENVGKEGLFWTYTDLADFTKKVERHLDATIEKIAGNKTPPPAPPPPRAVSSESRRHYLKALQSDCLQIPLDVLGDLKGFDKRAVTLDQVFISLDAFEKDPEQLKRGLEALEDTHRMTALEAVRDAGQLVLLGDPGSGKSSFVKLLLANLADTELDGAEPLLPDTGGLLPALVLLRDLAALLAHEKLPADTLSRRRFLAGKIADLAAEQARTLLVPEFVDGVKQAFVERRVFLVLDGMDEVPYEQRKLVREAVGAALNQFQLKRVFVTCRVRSYSGESVFDEVPTYTLARLGKEQIQAFAEQWYRAQQKLQRVKADGVDARIADLQDVATRAPLLSLAENPMLLTTMTIIHQQQKKLPEERVLLYNLAVELLLKRWQEGRAGVSTELSAFLAEKQARMRTVMERLAYEAHLARVADKAADLPRASTIELLSDKAYFGHESLATQFLDYVDQRAGLLIGRGENAVRPASYGFPHRTFQEYLAGCYVIGERGAADRLRLLARFGEYWSEAVIQGIEELAINRKNKNSILNLATQLSREAGGSERDERLILWASQMAKIVGREEVAQDPGDMEKGEVLLHRLQHQLVGVLGGKLPPIERAEAGRVLAALGDPRPEVMTIEGMRFCFVPAGPFLMGDDKREINVPYDYWIGQYPVTNAQFASFTKDGGYGTRQWWTDAGWEFIKNSGRTAPYPYRAPFGLLNHPVVGVSWYEALAYVTWFTEQARLQKWIPPGGAIVLPNEPEWEKAARGGLELQEVMIHAFPLSTLSNDTSKSGLVANTNSGRMYPWGDKIAPGDCNYGETKIGSTSTTGCFAKDASPYAVREMAGNVSEWSRTVNTKADYDKHVSKWKDSEMLTDNASRVLRGGSFDGGAEGVRCARRNGSDPDYVNLDIGFRVVFAPP
- the rsgA gene encoding ribosome small subunit-dependent GTPase A, with product MDLSPYAALGLTHLPPGTVDPEQLTAFSLARVVAVNRTNYLVHTGAAEITAELTGKMMAAAESPLDYPTAGDWVYLQLFDDDTFGVIHGIVTRKSLLKRKAAGKVADVQAIGANIDRAFVVQSLEGDFNIRRLERYAAAVYEAGIDLTVLLSKADLVEPAETEARLARLRELMPGLDAIPFSNATGQGIDAIEARLEPTRTYGLFGSSGVGKTTLLNRLLGEDTFATGDVRVSDKRGRHTTTRRHLTFLPNGALLLDTPGMRELGTIGMEAGIDDAFDEIASLAGQCKFSDCSHTSEVGCAVQAALAAGDIEPERYAHYIKLQKESAYNEMSYVEKRRKNKAFGKMAKEILKGKDKRKADS
- a CDS encoding HNH endonuclease family protein, with the protein product MKKPCGSRRETQTRGNLTLLTAAENRQLGPMGYVTKMDIYRKSVYALTRAVVDAAPETWTWPLLEKRQQRLADRAVHVWRVDY
- a CDS encoding N-acetyltransferase, giving the protein MAPDLPSAADENLLVHFSWAQSRTPGMRLAAGDDVTLVDSGLPCDTFNAAIRTRMAPDAAPARILESIDWFARMKRPFSWWVGPADTPDHLGKLLVDAGLEWYQTDPAMAADLDNLAPVDIAPGGLEIRRVTTLKELLAFAHINAAHWSPPERFVIRYYVLAAEALLAPDSPIWLYNGYLDGRAVATSELTIGGGVVGLYNVSTDPDFRRRGIGSAITMKPLLDARDAGFTTAILQAEPDGIGVYRKLGFEVFGEVTEFKPPAV
- a CDS encoding type VI secretion system-associated protein TagO, with amino-acid sequence MKHLPLIAVMIALGLAPSAPVVAQSTESTPADTAFTAADTTFADTTRVDTAFVGGLGAWMLLQAADSPPTATLRARDADRYLGVRCESGRTYAFVAWDSLLGPAPRVTYRIDDGEAVESIWNAAADGDAAFFPGRTVDFVSRLSAHDSLTAAFTSAGDSTATTFDLHGIQAALRPIRESCRW
- a CDS encoding tannase/feruloyl esterase family alpha/beta hydrolase, yielding MNRYIALLIVTTLTWQAQAQMPCAELEQLRLPDVNITEATLVEPATPPAPVTVAHCRVVGSIGGTIGFEVLLPKDWNGRFFMGGGGGYVGQITNSAQPAVDLGYASAGTDTGHQGDGLEADWALNDPVAQLNFGHLAIHRTAEVAKSVILAHYGSDPAYSYFFGCSRGGGQAMMEAQRYPDDFDGIVAGAPAMDWPGFAAEFIQNIQLNYPDPAHLSEPIITKENLALIETSILKACDGLDGVVDGMMENPRACPFDLETVPACEAGRPGPDCMTALQRAAIERVYAPVVSDHGVVHPGQPFGGEGDFDNGWLPWITGVFEPVFASSQERFPSLQFAFGTELFKYFVYGDPDWDYVRYDLNRVPDDTRTVAQMLNSTDPDLSAYKTRGGKLILWHGWSDPALSAYASIDYYKEVEGLDPTLRDYFRLFLMPGVLHCGSGVGPDQVEWYTAIADWVERGIPPQKIVAKKMNAEGDTVMTRPLCPYPQQARYIGNGNTNEASRFECR